GGAAGAAACAGAGTCGTCTCACGACGATGAAGTCGTAGCCTCGGAAGTAGCCGATAACGTCGCGGAGGCGTCTGCGCCCGAAGCGGGAGTGCCGCAGGAAACCGAGCCTGGGGCCATGGACGAAATCGCTCAGGAGGTGGAGGAACCCCTGGCGCCGATCACGGATGAGTCGCCGGATGAGCCGTCGCCGCAGAGCGGTGCAGCGTCGTATGAGGAATATGGCCTCGAACTCGAGTCGCTGACCGAATCGGAATCAGGAGCCTTGCCAGAAGAACCGGAACCGTCTCTGGATGAATCGTTTTTCGAAGATGGAGCCGCCGCCTCGGCAGCAGCCGATAGCGCCTTCGAGGCGTCTGCGCCCGAGCCGGGGGTCATACAGAGCAGTGAACCGGATGCCATGGACGAAATGGTTCAGGAGGTTGAGGAATCCCTGGCTGCGTCGATCATGGATAACGCGCCGTATGAGGCGGTGCTTTCTCAAGATACCAAACCGGATGAAGAATACGGCGATGACTTCGAGGCATTGGCTGCGCCTGTCTCGGATGAATATGCTGACGCGCCCGAGCCGGTTCACGAAGAAGACAAGAGCGTCTCGCTCGTGTCCGAAAGCGTGGCGGATGCGGCTATGCCTGAGCCGGAGGTCATTCAGGAGAGCGAACCGGAAGCTGTCGGTGACACCGTTGCCGAGGATGAGGAGACACGAACGGCGTCGGTTTTGCAAGATTCACCGCATGAAGACGAACCGTCGCTCGTAGACGAAGAAGCTGACTCGGAGATAGCCGAAAGCGCCGCGGAAGCTGCTGTACCTGAACCGGAAATCTCTAATGAGAGTGAGTCTGCGGAAGATATCACGGAAGAGGTTGGGGAGCCCCTCGCGGCTGCGGTGATGCAAGACTCGCCGGATGAATCCTTGGAACCCGTTCTTGCGGAAAACGGTATTTCCCCCCTCGTGCGGGACGCTCGCGGCGTCTGGCGGCCTGGCAAGGGATTCAGCCGGGGCGAATTGCGCGAAGCGGGTCTGAACCTTGCCGATGCCTCGCGCCTGCATATCCGCCTCGACAAGCGTCGCCGCAACACGCACCCGGTGAATGTCGCATCCCTCGAACAAGCGAAGAGCGGCGTTTGAGGGGCATGAACCAGCAGTGAAAGGGAACAACGATGAGCGAATCCGTATTGCAATTGAAAAATTATCATGGATCCACCGAATACGACGAGGAAAATGAGACCCTGCATGGCATGGTTCTCCCCACGTACGGGATTTGATTACATACGAAGCCGAAACCCCAAAGAGTTGAAAAAAGCACTTCCTGGAAGGCGCCTGGTGAGCATCCCGGGGGTCGGGGTAATTGGCGCAATGGCGACTCAAGCCTTCGCGCCGCCGCCATGTGAAAATGGCCCGCGCCAGGAATCGCGCAGGGAACTCTCCTGTCAACTGCCGGTTTTTCCACAGGTTTTCCCCAGACTACGGTTGTGGAAAACTACCGGTGATTCTTCCTGGTTCACTGAGCATATGAGAGCTTCAAGCGCGAGCGTGACTTCTCCACCGGACTCGGGCTCGTTCCGCGCGAATAGAGTCTGAGAGGAATGCGAGTAGGCCGGAGGACGGGCAAGGGTAAACGGTTGTCGAGACGGGATCGGGAAAACCAAGTGTGTGGAACGGACTGCCAAGCCCGGGGACGTGCCAATCACTATACGGGCCCGCAGCAAGTCAAGCGCCGTAATCAAGAGGCCGGATGTGCGACTGAGCCAGGCCCCATTGCGCCGAACCCTCCGAAGAAAACGGCTTGCATGCTGGTGAGCGCCATGTACGTCACATAGTTTCGTTCGGGCCGTGACAGGCAGGTTGATTTGACCGATTGAAGACTTGCTTCCAGTTTCTGCGTAGCAACCGCATCCGGATTTCCTTTCTGGGCTTGTCCGTGTCTGTCGCAGCGTCCGCGCCCCTGGGTGGTTACGACTTGGACCCAGCCCGATGTCCTGTAGACGGCGCCGGTTTAACGCGGGGTCTCGATGAGAACGGGGGTGATGCCATAGAGCTCGGTCCAGTCCTTGGGCAGG
The Deltaproteobacteria bacterium genome window above contains:
- a CDS encoding ribosomal protein L13e, whose protein sequence is MNIKKSFLSRIARRNSAAQDESEEGYEIPPPTAFEPSVPNTTGNSEDKELGSHQELELIAFGEPAPTGSANRVDAVDGGDVPALEALAGPVTDESPDTPEPPREVTPYEEYGLDLELLSETESKASREETESSHDDEVVASEVADNVAEASAPEAGVPQETEPGAMDEIAQEVEEPLAPITDESPDEPSPQSGAASYEEYGLELESLTESESGALPEEPEPSLDESFFEDGAAASAAADSAFEASAPEPGVIQSSEPDAMDEMVQEVEESLAASIMDNAPYEAVLSQDTKPDEEYGDDFEALAAPVSDEYADAPEPVHEEDKSVSLVSESVADAAMPEPEVIQESEPEAVGDTVAEDEETRTASVLQDSPHEDEPSLVDEEADSEIAESAAEAAVPEPEISNESESAEDITEEVGEPLAAAVMQDSPDESLEPVLAENGISPLVRDARGVWRPGKGFSRGELREAGLNLADASRLHIRLDKRRRNTHPVNVASLEQAKSGV